The Culex pipiens pallens isolate TS chromosome 2, TS_CPP_V2, whole genome shotgun sequence DNA window AATTCGATCAGGCGTCGCTAACAAACCTCCAAAAAGCTGTCCAAATCGATCGAGGCAAATCCGTCCGAAAGGGTGACCGGGTTTTGAGCAAACTGCAGCAACGTTCCTAACGCTTTCTGGGTCGGAAAAGGCAGCTCGTTCCAGGGTGTGTTGTAGACTTCGCGAATTAGCTCATCGttctgaattttgaaataatagtgGAAATAATGGTTacttaaaaataactttgaaacaTGATAACAACTGGTGTACCATACTTGACGTTATCTTACCTTGTCTTAGAAACTTTACTTCAAAAGAAGCGATAGTTTCTTTAATAAGTATTATTTGTTTGCTAAAAACAATACTTGACacaaatccttaaaaaatactGTTAGTCAACTGTCTCAAGAATGTTCCCATATCGcaacaatatttcaaataaaaaacgaaCTATTTTTGGCtaactttaaatttgatattttttctatgAAGTGTACAGCAAATCCAGCATcgaaggggttacatacatgtaaatcggttAAAAATGTAAAGTGTTATGTTTTttctttgttaaaaaaagtttttgattgttgtatttgtttgaaaactgaattaaaaaattaagcttcGTCATACACAATTTGGTCTAGATATCATGGCATCCGTAAATCAACTGAGTgtaacgctcacaaagtttgacagtttgctttgcgcagttctattttttcttcaatgataagataatttgttttatctttctataaaagtttatttttaaaacaccaCATCACATGGGCTAAATATTGTTCTTgattaaattgttttcaattttgccAATAGTTCCAATAgccatataaaataaaaaaatgataacaaaTTGAGTtacggaaatttaaaaatttttggaacaagtTGTTGATTTCTTTGGGACGCGACTGCTGCCTTGCTTGGATGTGGTAGCCATTTCTCAGGCTCCCtcttctcttcttcttctttaaaattgttcacaatttataaaagttttgatattcagatcacatatcatggccaaaataaaattgtctaaattggCTAAAATCTGTAGGTAAATTTGGCCATacttacacagttaaaaaaaacatggtaatattgcATCTGGGAATAAGAACATCTTtcatgacacaaaaaaaaatgtaattttacctcagaaaatgtgtaatttttctaCTTTAATATTAACTATCACTTTTTAGTCtaaattaaagtaaaattatATCAACCAaggggtaaaattacatcaacctttcaaatttataaaaaaataactgtgtaactgaataaaaaatattaaactagATTCGGGAAAGTTGGTCAGAGTTTTCCAAtatcgtcatcaggggtgacattgcgtctgggggtgagattgggtcataaaaaaatattgaaatttgtatgacctaatctcacccgccagacccaatgtctctcctgatgacggtagtttaagttaaaattcagcaaaaataaaaataaaaattaaaatgcttaTAATTGCTTATTGCTTTTTAAAACTTGGAATATCACAGAAATAACGTGATTGAATGATTTAATGTTTTCCTCTTTGGCATTCTCTTATAAGATGTTATTATGCTTTCTTCTCATTACCGATGGGCATGATTTACTAAAAGTAATTGTAAAGTGAACTAAAATGGAATGTCTACATTTTTGCTGATTctgaaatacattaaatttccgaTGGAATGACTGTTTTCGCCATTTTTAAAAGGttgattacacagaaaaaataatggtaatattcatctggAAATGATGAcacattttgtgtcaaaaaatgtgtaatatttacaacattccaaaattcatttttttgccgttcacacagaaaaaaatgtgaattttggaatgttgaaaatttgggtaatattacctaaaaattgaataaaaatgtgaacctgacgaatattcaccagaaactgataaaaattcataattttctgatgtaagataacacttaattttacacaaaatctgtcatcatttcctgatgaatattaccatctttttttctgtgtaacaagTTACGACTGCAGTGGAGGTTTCAACTCACTGCCGAgctaccgtggccgtgaggttacggttTTCGCATTGTAAGCgaaaggtgatgggttcgattccagtcTGGCTCGgcagtcagatcccttcaaagattAAATCGgttcactgggaatactgaccggtacacagaaaaaaaaaatgaagattcatcacaaaatgttgaCAGATGTTGTgtcataaaaaaatgcgtaatcttacatcagaaaattgtgaatttttatcagtttcaaaaaaaaatgtctggcccctgatttttcaggccacttttgaagggggggggggcgacataaactttgaaaaatatttgcaatgaccttaggtaatattactcaaaaagaggtaataccaaattttcaacattccaaaattcaactttttttgctgtgtagggaaGGGTTTCGAATAACGGCGTGttggatttccaatccagaggccGTGAGTTCAATTCTCGTAACGGGACGATggtgtttttgttattgttatcAACCTTATTATTATTATACTTTGACTGAATCCCAAAGAGagaggaattttgaattttggaatgactcaaattttaaatccaatctttcaataaaaagaaatcattgcaattagtttaaaataacaccaatatttttgaataaattcccTATTTTCATAAATGATCTGCTTATTTTAGATTATTTCTCATATTCGTAAAATCCTTCTGATGTGCGTATTGTACAAGGTGAAGCCAGTGAACATAATAATTCGTTaaaaagtgtcaagtgtcaaacAAGAAGAGTTATCTTATTGTGAACGTGATTGACTAAACTTTTTCCCAAAACATCGCAGCTGGGATGGCGGAAATGAAGTGTACCGTGTGAAATTCAAACCAAATTTGAGCACAACATCTACCGAGGTGAATCCGGTACCTACCCTTTTATGGACAAGCTAGTGAAGCTACAAACCATTCTCAGGTTAGGTGGTAACAACTTTGGTTACCAAGATTTTGAATACTGGTATGACAGAAAGCAAACTTAAACCAACCTTACCTTACTAGAAAGAAGTGAACCCATAAAGCATGGGATAATAAGTTGAAAAGTACAGACAACTGCTATCAATATGCCAGGTATCCAAATTTCATCACTCTGCAAGCAAAAATCGATAATTTAAAGAGTGTTTAAGAGAATTTGAACACTCTTACGGTTAGAATAACGAACAACGACGTTACTGTTTCAGCAATTAGGCATCCATTATTGATGAAGAAACCCGCCTGCATAAGTGATTCCATCTTCGTGAGATACCTGCagattgatttgttttgaatttgttcTATACAAAATCAAAGGCATAGTACTTTCTATGTTCGCAATGATTTTCAATCAGTTCACTTAAGAGTTCGTTTAATTCAGGTTCAGCCAAGGCATCCTCATATTTGTCCGTGTTAGCAGCTCCTCCTAATTTCCTCAAATAGATGACCATAACATCCAGCTGTCCGACGGCATTTATCATCAGATTGAAGAAGCACATATCGGCGGCCAGCAGTCCGGTGACGGCTTCGAACACTTGCAGAATGTGAAACGCCAGATTCAGCAGATATCCGATCCACGTGGCGCGATCCAGTCCCGGGAGGTAGAATCCAAACGGCAGCTCGAATCGACCGTAATACAAAGAAATGACGATTGAAATGAAGATCGTAAAGGCTCCCATCGATGCGTAGCATGGTCCAATCAGCTTTACAGAAGCGGTACACAGGGAGGCCGTATTAACCAGAGAGTGGTGTATTTCGGGCattctttttgtattttcaaatcgTTTCAGATTGTACTGGAGGAGCTCATAGATGGTGTCATGAGAGTACATGTAGGCTTTAACGAATCCCTTAAAGTGCAATCGATCAACTCCGGATTCACAAACCTCAAGCATCAACCATCAACCTACCTGGACACCAATCCCGATAGTAACGCAGCAGAATATAAACTCCACCCGTTGTCCCCAAAGGACGGTCAAGCTCCAGAAACTAACCGCCATGAACACGCAAATATTCACCATCAAAAACACAAACCGCGCATTCCAACGGGTGAAATTTGGCTCGAAACGTTCACACCCGCAAACCCAGATGTATTGCGTAACCGAGTGGCAAGCCTTTTCGAACAGCTTCTTCGCACTGCTAAACTCGGACTCTAGGCCGTTGCGCCAGCAGAGAAAACGTCTTCTTAGGAACTCCATCACTCAAGAACTGACCCCTCGACGAAACACCTTTTTCAGAGTAGAACTCTTATGGTGTGAGAACTTCACCATTGGCACTATATAgtaattaagtttttgaataaataatagCATTTTATTACTTGGGATATAATAACTCAATTCACTGAGCCCTTGGAATTTTCCATAAtgattttacaataaaatagtCAATTAAGCAAGGATTTACatgtatgaaaacccaaaaaaaattggaaagttATTTCATTTGTCTATTTATAAGTCATTTCTTTTACTAATAAAAGTATGATCAAGGTGCTTCAAGATTTAAGTGAGCTATGCATAAACTACCAATTCATTTGAAACCAACTAAACTAAAATAAAGTAGGATAGACGAAATAGTTTCCATCCTGTCCAAGCTTTCACGCACATACGAGATCTATAATGTAACCTTCCCTTGGTACTAATAACAAATGTGAGGGTACTAAGGTACCTAACCccaaaaatagccaaaaaatgatgtattcacTAGTTATCACACTTTCCAAAAATCGAACAGtgctcaaactaaaaaaaaaaacaaactatccACTttagtccaaaggcttgaaacGGGAGAGTGCCCAAACCTTTTTCTGCTCCAAGGAACCTACCATCCCAgggttcaaactgacgaccttcgaattgcaagtccaaccgccgccaacgATTCCACCGAAGCAGGCATgctttggtgtgttgtttgtacttataccAGGGAGAGACGACTCCCAAGCCTGGAATGACTTAGCGGCCTAACAAGAACTAAGGctgggaccgacgttttacttccccattcgATGGAAggctggagcagatgggaatcgaactcatgatcattcgcttacaaagcgggcAGCGTAATCATTCGCAAACGCGTACTGCCACCGGGAATCTGCtgcaatcgaaaaaaattggaGACCCTCCGAcaaatttcaatcaatcaaGATGATCTGaattgcattcgacaggtatttTCCTATACTCTGACCCCAAATATAAATGTCCAGGCCTGGTTACCTACCAGTCCCGGAAATCCGGGACatccaaaaagttcattttttactatttttcacgtcgtcgtcgtcgtcgtgctattTTGTTGCACGTGCATTCTGGGACAAAGTAAGTGAGGGAGGCCATTCTGTGCAGCCCTCAATGCCTCACCatttgacctttacagatcactaaagttcgatttcaatcctgagatatttaataaaaaacgaaatgctccgtgcattgttgtcacttttcgtatgaaagaagttttaatCATGTCATGCTATTTTGAAACACCCTGAAAATAGatataagtgcgacaattggccaaagggattagaggtcagaacgcgtttgacacacgttcaagcccgactaccgtaaacaatgTTATCATAACTCGCGCcaaccaaattcaatcaaatatCAGGGCATTGCACAGATCGATataaaacttcataaaattgtgAGATGACAATCTACAGTCATTGTCCCgctcgtgtggatcaatcggaccgcgcactggactcacaatccagaggtcgacggttcgaataccgcggcgggcgctctaaaattctttgtgtaaatatgggtattcggcgccgtcgctccgtgccatactttcatacacttggGAGCCCAGGGTGgcaaagtccttgtagataaaaaggaagacaccagtggttggtactagcaatggtggccggcagctataaagtcaacttcgtttcgttttATCTACATTCattccacatattcggaacacccacaaattcggaacacttttgagataatttgtcaataataTGCCAATGCAGCTTTTCTTTCAACCCTACTATTTtcaggaccttcatttggacattttattgcaaaaaaaaatctcatttctaGACTCTTTTATTcaaagcagcaaaacactgcctccaaattgcctgttccataattgtgggatgttattgtgcctcccacaattgtggaacacctgaatttaactgatattttcacaaaaaaattataagaccatgtataaaacataactaagcttgagtttcattggtttcagtatgtgcagtcattattttgttaaaaatatgtattcCTTGTATTGTGCAAgattaaaaatcaattgaaaagaaGGGAACCCACCCCCAAACTTGAAAAGACAGCCGAGCATAATAAATATTCCAGGAAAATGATAAGCAGTGTGCAATTTggtctttaataaaaaaaaaaaacaaaattgtttataccttaaaaaattagtgttccgaatttgtggatttcaagggtcaatgtttttcttaaaaaaaaaacaataaaacgtaaaaaaatagaatCGATCGATAcgtcaatcgaaagatcacaagaaaagctttcgcgtataggtaaaagcaaatcaataTGTTCaactatcgattttctatgatttttttgagcattggccgatctgtaaaccgctccaaatatgtgggatgactgtacagtgtacagtaggccgtcccaaaaaaaaaaaaaaaatgaagagttgtcaaatctttggtgctcacccctaaaatgatagattaggatgtcaggaacaatgttttcatacaacaaaaaattcccaaaaatgggtTACAACTCGCgtgcggagcttgaatgaaaaagtgcatttttcgagtttttttttcagaaatgcgcgtaacaatcagtcattcaaatttggtcgccttgggcttcaagttatagtttaatgtcccttgaacaaattcctgtacagacatggtCCATAGAAGCTTGTGTTTGAGCAtcgcagggcgttttagggagaaaaaattgtaatttttagttaaaaaaattcaaaaatcactccccaaaacgagccaaacaaatttgcagccaaaactaatgcattcagcttataagaaatttttacggagatcatgtttctttttttgaacattcaatttatgtccacgcaaagctgagatattggcattttagtgaacaaaaagtgtccaatttttaaaattgttagtaggggaactataccctttctcagcctatttctattatcggcctatcagcactttacTCATGAACTACagcttaaataaaatgtttttgactgttccaaagtaataaatagctcaaataagcgtttttagcataaaacatgggatactatgattacaaacgaggatatttttattttgctagttcaaaaacgatatttgttaaataataacatttcatgaaaaaacatgagattttctcacaatgtgacgtaaatgtcatatttataagtactgctctgtgatcttctcgatatgaacaaataaagGTCTTATGGGTaactatttctgaaaaaaaaaatatatagatgaATTTCTTTCATTCGAatgtacattagggtgacaataaaaaaatcgacatcagagatACTCACTGACTCGattcctgtgtgtgtgtgtggtccaatccaatacccgctaaccggtagcgatattatgggaacgtataatttgtatcagactttgtatatgccgaatgctgatacaacttatctcagtcccgggtattaggtggtgatagccctcgcgctgcttccaacgacccgtttcagaatgacagagctccttgcggtccaattccgaggtcgctgggcattgttcagccccgccttaacatagaagcaagcatctgaaggaaactcgatctatatttagactttcaatcccgtcaggcaaatcagggatcagcgcgtatttaatatgagaagaaaacatgtttcaacactacggatcaattcactgctagagtataaaaccttctgatggccgactgcttagcgtcccagacaaccaatccagaggtgtgagttcgaattcCACCTGTATTATtatcgtttttgttcatattcaaagttcaattcctgattccaaatttcaaaggtaccggccgggatttgatccctgaaccttcataccctctgactcgattcctaatGCAATAATAAGTatttgtgccaattttgagccaaattggttaaggctaaggggtagcttttcatcgttgaagtttatatggggaaaatcacgaaaatgtatgggggaaaacatcgtttcagtaattttctgctAGGTGTTGCAGGTCTCGCCctaaattgtccaagtgtgtgattcttgtaggaaattgaattccctacaactttgtcgaagggtgcaaaacgatccgagtagATCCTGATTTGTGGtgaattttctagaaaaaaatattttcttatatacttcctatataccccttacaatattgttttgatcacCGGAagtcaattataattatttgcttatacagtcgtgcctcggtttagcaccgcatatgggggatgcaaaaccgaggcgtgcataaccgaggcacagagcttatgggattttggctatatgggagacattggctttaatcgtacgaaaaatcatgcaaacatcaaaaaattatagtgttttggaatcgggatgatgtcagctatccattaaaattactatttcatgaaagttttcacaaaaatacgtatttttcctgtatttagaaaatgcatattttttctctaaagaaaccaaaaatatattgttattgcaatatgggtatcaaatgatcagatttttttcatacattttggatgttataataacatttttagaaaatactcaaaatgttcacaaaactacgtttttttcgaaaaaatactcaaaatttcaattttaacaatatgggtatcaaacgatcgggattttttcatacatttcgaatttaataacaatattttttgaaaatactccaaattttcacaaaactacgtattttagaaaaaaaaaatactcaaaatttcaatttttataatatgggtatcaaacgatcgggatttttttcatacatttcgaatgtaataactttttttttttgaaaatactccaaattttcacaaaattacgtatttttaaaaaaaaaatcaaaatttaaatttttacaatatgggtatcaaacgatcgggattttttgatacatttcgaatgtaataacaacattttttgaaaatactaaaaaatttcacaaaactaagtaccgtaaaacggggtgactttgatagccggggtgactttgataggtttgcgatttttccgcaaaatgaaaggtacaattaaaatacgtaaggaatggtttagaaacatactgaccgtggtagagaagtgttcaaagtatctcaagaagaatttttcataaaattttaacaagtttaaatagttagttaactatagttaagaaaatgttgatgaaagtaattattttaaacttctcaaagtgtcatgattttctcaatgaacatgatttttaatcggaaaacggaatgcattttcggattctttggataattttccactaggagaaggttaaataaatttgtaaataataaataacatgtgtttttgaaacaccatttaaaaaaaaaatctccaaatttataagcaatttcagttaaataaatttaatttaaaatgtgaaaacttgtgattcgtgcttcaaattctgtaaaaaatgcaaaataaatcgataattttataaacaaaaccaggtttaacaaattttaggcgaaatttcgactttttaacaattttaccttaaatttatatgtattttgcttaaaagcttatacacttagttaactaaatataaacattgtttttttttttcttaaaaactatatcagctactttagtgatggtacatttagcgtacaaataaagtttgaacatcttaaatatgattttaacaagaaaaactatgactatcaaag harbors:
- the LOC120431456 gene encoding uncharacterized protein LOC120431456 — translated: MEFLRRRFLCWRNGLESEFSSAKKLFEKACHSVTQYIWVCGCERFEPNFTRWNARFVFLMVNICVFMAVSFWSLTVLWGQRVEFIFCCVTIGIGVQGFVKAYMYSHDTIYELLQYNLKRFENTKRMPEIHHSLVNTASLCTASVKLIGPCYASMGAFTIFISIVISLYYGRFELPFGFYLPGLDRATWIGYLLNLAFHILQVFEAVTGLLAADMCFFNLMINAVGQLDVMVIYLRKLGGAANTDKYEDALAEPELNELLSELIENHCEHRKYYAFDFV